The Caretta caretta isolate rCarCar2 chromosome 10, rCarCar1.hap1, whole genome shotgun sequence genome has a window encoding:
- the EEF2KMT gene encoding protein-lysine N-methyltransferase EEF2KMT, whose protein sequence is MDPAAEEARHLGLRFQRGFLAGRQLGAFPWAELEKKLKSSSDALLLLDILQKTILHPLCLKYPPSLKYRRCFISELIKKHESVATEPLDELYDVLADILNKEESTNCYKSYLLPTGDSVTLSETVAIISQGTTGLVTWDAALYLAEWAIENSAIFNNRTVLELGSGIGLTGIAICKTCNPKAYVFSDYHHCVLEQLRENIHLNGFVLESETENHTKMQSQSQRAEVMDLQGPKITVAELDWDSVAEEQLSELQADVVIAADVVYDPQVTLSLIGVLQQLSISKTVGKPPEIYIAFTVRNPDTYHLFQTELDKVGIGWQVVPIHTKNLFLYDLHSNITLLKLLA, encoded by the exons ATGGATCCCGCGGCGGAGGAAGCCCGGCACCTGGGGCTCCGCTTCCAGCGCGGCTTCCTGGCCGGCAGGCAGCTCGGCGCCTTCCCCTGGGCG gaacttgaaaaaaaattaaagagttCATCAGATGCCTTGCTACTACTGGATATTTTGCAGAAG ACTATTCTTCACCCCTTATGCCTGAAATATCCCCCTTCCTTGAAGTACAGAAGATGCTTCATATCTGAACTCATTAAAAAG CATGAGTCCGTAGCAACCGAACCCCTGGATGAATTGTATGATGTACTAGcagatattttaaataaagaagaaTCTACCAACTGTTATAAAAGCTACTTACTG CCCACAGGAGACTCTGTTACACTTTCTGAGACGGTGGCAATAATCTCACAGGGAACCACAGGACTAGTCACGTGGGATGCTGCTCTTTATCTTGCTGAATGGGCAATAGAGAATTCTGCCATTTTCAATAACAG GACTGTCTTGGAATTAGGAAGTGGGATTGGCCTCACAGGAATTGCAATCTGTAAAACCTGTAATCCTAAGGCATATGTGTTTAGTGACTACCATCACTGTGTTCTTGAGCAACTGAGAGAAAACATCCATTTAAATGGCTTTGTTCTGGAGTCTGAAACTGAGAATCACACCAAAATGCAATCCCAAAGCCAGAGGGCAGAAGTGATGGATTTACAAGGACCAAAAATAACAGTTGCAGAACTTGACTGGGATTCTGTTGCAGAGGAACAACTTTCAGAGCTTCAAGCTGATGTTGTCATTGCAGCAG ATGTGGTGTATGATCCCCAGGTAACTTTATCCCTTATCGGTGTCCTGCAGCAACTTTCCATTTCCAAAACTGTTGGAAAACCACCTGAGATCTACATTGCCTTCACAGTTCGTAATCCAGACACTTATCACCTCTTCCAGACTGAACTCG ATAAAGTTGGGATCGGATGGCAGGTTGTTCCTATTCACACAAAGAACCTTTTCCTATATGACCTGCATTCAAACATAACTCTTCTAAAATTACTTGCGTAG